From Deinococcus sp. Marseille-Q6407, one genomic window encodes:
- a CDS encoding glycosyltransferase gives MRIGIVTATYPPSRNGVATSTALFVRGLRALGHEVRVFAPRHPAQYRQPDWVEEGPVYRLPTSFRAARFLGAPADYPVLLHPRSQTRQLPLDDLDILHTMHPFLAGRLALDWSRRSGRTGGRRAPVVYTAHTQYDQYLHYSPVPPRLAAPAMRRHVVEFAAQVDAVLAPGQAMQEMLRRYGYAGEVRLFPNPVNLSAFTGPDGEPLDGTPFRQRSGLDTQAPLAMYLGRLAPEKNLDTLLTAFELARQRRPGLQLALVGDGPSHAELAQRLPEGAVMTGGLPYSEVPAALSAADVFITASTSEVLPMSMIEALAARTPLVAARSPAALDLVQPGVNGHVTEPDAEALAEGLLSALAPQALPRLQAGAWDTARRYDLPQRAQALADLYSELLTRRRL, from the coding sequence GTGCGTATCGGGATCGTCACTGCCACCTACCCGCCTTCCAGAAACGGCGTGGCGACGTCGACGGCCCTGTTCGTGCGCGGTCTGCGCGCCCTGGGCCATGAGGTCCGCGTCTTTGCCCCGCGTCATCCGGCTCAGTACCGCCAGCCGGACTGGGTCGAGGAAGGCCCGGTCTACCGGCTGCCCACCTCGTTCCGCGCCGCCCGTTTTCTGGGCGCTCCGGCCGACTATCCGGTGCTGCTGCACCCACGCTCGCAGACCCGTCAGCTGCCGCTGGACGATCTGGACATTCTGCACACCATGCATCCCTTTTTGGCCGGCCGGCTGGCGCTGGACTGGTCGCGCCGCTCGGGCCGCACCGGGGGCCGGCGGGCGCCGGTGGTCTACACCGCCCACACCCAGTACGATCAGTACCTGCACTACTCGCCGGTCCCGCCGCGGCTGGCCGCTCCCGCCATGCGCCGGCACGTGGTGGAGTTTGCCGCACAGGTGGACGCGGTGCTGGCGCCGGGCCAGGCCATGCAGGAGATGCTGCGCCGCTACGGGTACGCCGGCGAGGTCCGGCTGTTCCCGAACCCGGTGAACCTGAGCGCCTTTACCGGCCCGGATGGGGAGCCGCTGGACGGCACGCCTTTTCGCCAGCGCTCCGGCCTGGACACTCAGGCGCCGCTGGCGATGTATCTGGGCCGCCTGGCGCCCGAAAAGAATCTGGACACACTGCTGACCGCTTTCGAGCTGGCCCGCCAGCGTCGCCCCGGGCTACAGCTGGCCCTGGTAGGCGACGGCCCCAGTCACGCCGAGCTGGCCCAGCGCCTGCCAGAGGGCGCCGTGATGACCGGCGGCCTGCCCTACAGCGAGGTGCCGGCCGCCCTGTCGGCCGCCGACGTTTTTATCACCGCCAGCACCTCCGAGGTGCTCCCCATGAGCATGATCGAGGCACTGGCCGCCCGCACGCCGCTGGTGGCCGCCCGTAGCCCCGCCGCGCTGGATCTGGTGCAACCGGGCGTCAACGGCCACGTGACCGAGCCGGACGCAGAGGCGCTGGCTGAGGGCTTGCTGTCGGCACTGGCACCTCAGGCGCTGCCCCGCCTGCAGGCCGGCGCCTGGGACACTGCTCGCCGCTATGATCTGCCCCAGCGCGCCCAGGCTCTGGCTGACCTGTACAGCGAACTGCTGACCCGCCGTCGGCTGTAG
- the rpsO gene encoding 30S ribosomal protein S15, with protein sequence MIDKQQVITDNQRGASDTGSTEVQVALLTARINNLSAHLQANKKDKHSQRGLQLMNGQRRRLLKYLERTDYDGYIALTDKLGIRRGQRIVK encoded by the coding sequence GTGATTGACAAACAGCAAGTAATTACCGACAACCAGCGCGGCGCGTCCGACACCGGCAGCACCGAAGTGCAGGTGGCCCTACTTACCGCCCGGATCAACAACCTGAGCGCTCACCTGCAGGCCAACAAGAAGGACAAGCATAGCCAGCGTGGCCTGCAGCTGATGAACGGCCAGCGCCGCCGCCTGCTGAAGTACCTGGAACGCACCGACTACGACGGCTACATCGCCCTGACCGACAAGCTGGGCATCCGCCGCGGTCAGCGCATCGTCAAGTAA
- the moaC gene encoding cyclic pyranopterin monophosphate synthase MoaC: protein MSSELTHFQDGRPRMVDVSDKAVTQREASAEGWVRLPPEARAALEAGRTPKGDPLVVAQLAGIQGAKRTAELVLLCHPLPISGSRVELSLEPGGVRIVATVRTTGQTGVEMEALTAVSVAALNLYDMLKAVSKAVEIDGIRLLSKSGGKSGNYQAAE from the coding sequence TTGAGCAGCGAACTGACCCATTTTCAGGATGGCCGGCCGCGCATGGTGGACGTCTCGGACAAGGCCGTGACCCAGCGTGAGGCCAGCGCCGAGGGCTGGGTCCGCCTGCCGCCCGAGGCCCGCGCCGCGCTGGAAGCTGGCCGCACCCCCAAGGGTGACCCCCTGGTGGTGGCTCAGCTGGCCGGCATCCAGGGCGCCAAGCGCACCGCCGAGCTGGTGCTGCTGTGCCACCCGCTGCCTATCAGCGGCAGCCGGGTTGAGCTGAGCCTGGAGCCTGGGGGGGTTCGTATTGTGGCCACTGTGCGGACCACCGGACAGACCGGCGTGGAGATGGAAGCACTGACAGCCGTCAGTGTGGCGGCCCTCAACCTCTACGACATGCTCAAGGCTGTCAGCAAGGCGGTAGAGATTGATGGCATCCGGCTGCTGAGCAAGTCGGGCGGCAAGAGTGGGAATTACCAGGCCGCTGAATAA
- a CDS encoding YceD family protein, whose amino-acid sequence MTPLPEIHLGQLLRTGQDAHAEGEVTELRYGQGGEQLLSFAEPAPYRVDINSVGGDDFYLQGYFRPTLQSECARCLRDVEVPLDLKLGMLMRFDPNVEVPYIEEAESGEELLMFGETRLDLSAFLAETALVSLPLVVLHDPDCKGLCQVCGQDLNEGTCEHMAAVPVENEHDLPHPAQADSPFAALRDLDLPDDDSDPDSSVKS is encoded by the coding sequence ATGACTCCTCTTCCTGAAATTCATCTTGGCCAGCTGCTGCGCACCGGCCAGGACGCCCATGCCGAGGGCGAAGTGACCGAGCTGCGCTACGGACAGGGCGGCGAGCAGTTGCTGTCCTTCGCCGAGCCGGCGCCCTACCGGGTGGACATCAACAGCGTGGGCGGCGACGACTTTTACTTGCAGGGGTATTTTCGCCCTACCCTCCAGAGCGAGTGCGCCCGTTGCCTGCGCGACGTGGAAGTGCCGCTGGACCTGAAACTGGGCATGTTGATGCGCTTCGACCCGAATGTGGAAGTGCCGTATATCGAAGAAGCCGAAAGCGGCGAGGAACTGCTGATGTTCGGAGAGACGCGGCTGGACCTGAGCGCCTTTCTGGCCGAAACGGCGCTGGTCAGCCTGCCACTGGTGGTGCTGCACGACCCGGACTGCAAAGGTCTGTGCCAGGTGTGTGGTCAGGACCTCAACGAAGGTACCTGCGAGCACATGGCCGCCGTGCCGGTCGAGAACGAACATGACCTGCCGCACCCGGCCCAGGCCGACAGCCCTTTCGCGGCCCTGCGCGACCTGGACCTGCCGGATGATGACAGCGACCCGGACAGCAGCGTGAAGTCTTGA